A genomic region of Prionailurus bengalensis isolate Pbe53 chromosome D1, Fcat_Pben_1.1_paternal_pri, whole genome shotgun sequence contains the following coding sequences:
- the LOC122483920 gene encoding translation initiation factor IF-2-like — MPPSPPPLSSPCRSPPSSSTQSRAGERDPPPARPAARLRGAGSRPPARSHPPARLQLAGVHGRPSSEGGGTSPGGGRAARWARGPGGGRAGARLGCSGGAAPRAEGEPGAPRVPPLPAPPPLALPGPGRSATMWSCPGAESRRARRSRSFSHSPSSSLSAALPVMSDRGGGVSVNSLLAPTRGPPPPGPGPAARTFRPPAEAGPGRGPWGRPRPTGSGGAPSVAFPPGRGPEG; from the coding sequence atgcccccttctcctcctccgcTCTCCTCCCCGTGCCGGTCCCCGCCCTCTTCTTCCACGCAGAGccgggctggggagagggacccACCCCCGGCGCGCCCGGCTGCCCGGCTGCGCGGCGCGGGCTCCCGGCCCCCGGCGCGCTCACACCCTCCCGCTCGGCTCCAACTTGCAGGCGTCCATGGCCGGCCGTCCTCCGAGGGCGGCGGGACGAGCCcaggcggcgggcgggcggcgcggTGGGCTCGGGGCCcaggcggcgggcgggcgggcgcgcggcTCGGCTGCTCGGGCGGTGCGGCTCCGCGCGCGGAGGGCGAGCCGGGTGCGCCGCgcgtcccccccctccccgcgccgccgccgctcgCGCTGCCGGGTCCCGGCCGATCCGCAACAATGTGGAGCTGCCCGGGCGCCGAGTCGCGCCGCGCTCGCcgctctcgctctttctctcactcGCCGAGCTCCAGCCTCTCAGCCGCTCTGCCCGTGATGTCAGACCGAGGGGGAGGGGTTAGCGTTAACTCCCTCCTGGCTCCGACGCGcggcccgcccccgcccggccccggcccggccgcGCGCACCTTCCGGCCCCCGGCGGAGGCGGGTCCCGGGCGAGGGCCGTGGGGTCGGCCGCGGCCCACTGGCTCGGGAGGTGCCCCTTCGGTCGCCTTCCCGCCCGGGCGAGGGCCGGAGGGCTAG